The sequence GAAATGCTCCGGAATGCCCAACAGGAACCCAAGCATGCTACTACACCGGCAAAGACGGATCTCAACGATGGAGATGTATTTCTGAAACTGCAGAGTGTCCTTAATTCGTTAAAAGGATCAAATCAATATTTATAATACCAACCTACAAATTATTACTCATGAAAAATTTAAAAAAAATTTCAAAGTCAAATTTAAAGAAAATTAATGGAGGAAATGCTCCGTTATGTGAATCTGGAGAAATAGCATGCAGATATCCTGCGGCAGATGGCTATCCTGCTTATTGGGTTTGTGTACCTGCTGCATACGGATGCAGACGTTAAAAACAAATTCTAAGTCCAAAAAACGATTTATTTTATACCTAAAAAAATCTGGATGATTTAGAAAATATAATCTTTTCAACCTATACAAACCTAAATATGAAAAATCTAAAAAAATTAGTAAAATCAGAATTAAAGAGTATCAATGGAGGAAATGCTCCTATATGTGAACCGGGATCAAGAGCTTGTCGTTATAAAGCAGAAAATGGGTTTCCTGCCTATTGGAGCTGCGTATCAAAAGAATACCAATGTTGATTGTATGGATCTTTAGGAAAAATCTAAAAAAATAAACCCGGCTTTCAGAAAATTCTGAAAGCCGGCTCTTTAATAAATAGGTGAAAATTAAATATAAAATAAAGTGAATTATGATGATTAATATGAATAGTGAATGATCAATTTGCTTCGCAAGCGAATAAAATATGCTGTTAAAAAATTGACAGCGAAGCTCATTAGCTATTCATCATTCATATTAAAATAATACGCCCATACTTTCTGCTGTAAAGTCCAGAATTTCTCCTGTATTTCCCTCTTTGATCTTTTTTACCCACTGATAGTCTTGCAAAATAGC is a genomic window of Chryseobacterium nakagawai containing:
- a CDS encoding bacteriocin-like protein; translation: MKNIKKLAKSELKKINGGNAPECPTGTQACYYTGKDGSQRWRCISETAECP
- a CDS encoding bacteriocin-like protein, with amino-acid sequence MKNLKKISKSNLKKINGGNAPLCESGEIACRYPAADGYPAYWVCVPAAYGCRR
- a CDS encoding bacteriocin-like protein — protein: MKNLKKLVKSELKSINGGNAPICEPGSRACRYKAENGFPAYWSCVSKEYQC